The DNA segment CCAGGCCGTACGGGTCGTACTGGGTTTCCTGCACCTGCAGCCCCTGCCGGTGCTCCACCGTCACGTCGTCAAAGTACACCTCCTCTTGGCTTTCGTTGCCCACGTACGCCGTCACGTAGCCGGGTTGCGGCACGACGACGCGCGCCAGCAGGGGTTCGTAGCTACCTGCGCCCTCAGCATGACATGTGCCCTAAGGCCACTGTCAGTAGCCTGAAATAGTCAAAGGTTAGCGCGCTAAGTTGCCTACGATCCGGCGGTCGTGAAGCGATAGTGAACAATGGGAAAAGCGGAAGTAAGGATTACTTGCGTTTTACCTACAATCACATTCCGTTCTACCGTTATGAATTTAATCGTATATAAAAGAAAGATTGTCAATTAAAATTTCTAATGCCCGTCCATACTCGGTAGGCTCAGAGTTGCTTGAAAAACCATTAGAAGATAACTCATCTGAAATAATATCTACAAGATGTTCAAACTGGTCTTTATTTCCTCTTAAAACCATTTCCTTATCCCTAATAACAGGATTGAAACTAATTAGAAGTTCGGGAATATTCATTTTCTCCAAAATCGAGAAATATTTTTTGGGTAAAATTACTTCCTTCATCGTATTGCTCCAGGATTATAATTAGCGCCTGTTTCCTTTAAGGCTCTTCTTTGTGCGGCACCACCTCCAGGTGCCGCATCGCGTCTTTGTGGCCGCGGCTCCGCATAGGCTTTGGGACCACGCGCTTTGCCAAATGTAGTCACTACTTTCCCTTCAGGGTTCTTAATGACTGTAGCACTTCCTCCCTTGTAACTTGTATTGCCATTTGGCTGAATAGCAATCTTCTTAGGATTAGATACTGCATCGACAATAGCTGAAGCCTTTACCCCCTTGCCGCCGTTCCTGTTCACTGCTTGATTGAGTCCATGTCTTGTATAGCCAGTAATTGAACCTTGAGCTACTTCAGCTGCAACGACCTTTTTAGCACCCTGTTCAAATAATCTGCCGGCTCCTGCTTTACCAGTAGGTAAGAAATTTAGCCCAACAGATAATGCGTCAAGGCCAAAAGATTTTGCTTCTTGCACAGTACCTCCGACTGGAACTGTAGCGTAATGTATCCCCATTGAAACCTCATCCTCATATACTTGAGCTTGTAATTTCGTTGAAGACCCGGTAGCGTAAGCCCAAGAACTAAAAAAAACATTTGCACTAGAAGCTGCAAAATCTACAATTCCCCGAGCAACAGTTGGTGGTTCACCAACTGGTTCCCCCGGCGCTTTACCGTCGAGGTCGTTGTAGCGCACGGCATTGTCGAGTCCGAAGTGGTAGGTGCCCCAACTTTCCTGGTCGGCTTCCTCGGCGTCGGGGTCGACGACGCTCCAGCGCCCAAGGGTCGGGTCGAAGAAGCGCCAGCCGTGGTCGTGCCAGCGCAGGCCGAACTCGTCCTGGCGTTCCTTGCCGTTCCAGGTGTACTTGTTCTCCAGCGCGGGTGCTTTGTTCAGGCCCGCCAGCTCCAGGCCGTAGGGGTCGTACTGGGTCTCCTGCACCTGCAGCCCCTGCCGGTGCTCGACGGTGATGTCGTCGAAGTACACCTCCTCCAGGCTTTCGTTGCCCACGTAGACGGTCACGAAGCCGGCCCGCGGCGCCACTACTTGCGTGAACAGCCGTTCGTAGCCCCCGTTGGCCGCGGCCGTGAGCGGCACGGTGTGCTGGGCCACCAGGTTCGAGTCGGCGTCGAAGACGAGCAGGCGCGCGTAGGCCTTGGGCACGCCGCCGGGCAGCTGCGGCAGGGCCGGCACCAGCCCCAGCCCCAGGCTTAGCAAGGGCAGCACCCGCGCGCGTTTGGTGCCTTCTATGCTAGGCAATGGCGCGGGTTGCTGCGGCAGCAGCGACGCCACAAAGGAAGCCAAGGAGAAGCCCCACTGGGGGTCCTGCACCGGCTGCAGGTACAGCCCGTACGCCTCGATTGATACCGTGTCGCCTTTCGCGACAGCCAGCTGCTTGATCACGCCCATGGGCGCGGGCCGCGTGCCGCCGGCCGAAAGGCGGGCCACCCCGTCGCCCGAGCGGACAAACTGCCGGCTGGCCGGGGTGCGCACCGGCGGCGAGACGGACGCCGAGTCGAAGAGCTGCTGCTCGCGCTGGGTCTGCTCCGGGTTGGAGTCCAGCCCAGCGTAGTAGCTGAGCCGCTCGCCGCGCTTGACGGCGGCGCGCAAATTGCCCAGGTGGTCCTTCAGCGTGTACTCGTGCACGTAGCGCGTCTGCACTTGGTTCGCCGCGTCGCGCTGCACGAAGCGCAGCACCCGGCCCTCGCCGTGGCTGAGCCAGCGCAGCGAGTCGCCTTCGTACTGCCACGCGCCCAAGTAGTCAGTGCGCACCGCGGGTTGGCCTTGGGCGTAGGCCAGCTTGGCGACTTTCTGCCCGGCGGCCGTGTAGCGGAACTGCAGCGAGTCGCCCGAGCTCCAAGTAATGCTCTGCGGCAGGTGCAGGTAATTGTAGCGGATGCGCGCGATGCCCTTGTTGCGGTCGCTAACGAGCGAGCCCGCCGCGTTGTAGGTGTAGTCGGGGTTCATCGCGCCCTGGCTGGCGTAGTCAGGCTGAGCGCTGCCGTTGGTCGCGCCGTCGGAGAAGTCCGGGCGCGCGGGTTGTTTAGCGCCGAAGCTGCTGGCCGCGGGGGCCAGGTCGTCGACGCGCAGCAGGCGGTTGCTGGCCACCCCGGCGCTGCCGGCGGCTGGTTGGTAGCGGTAGCGCAAGTTGTCCGTTTCAGCGTACCGCGCTGGTGTAGTCCGCGTGGCCGCCTGCACCAGCCCGCGGCGGCGCAGCGTGAGCAGGTTGCCGTTGGCGTCGTAGCTGGCGCCCCAGAAGCGGTAGTTGGAGCGCTCAGCGCCCCACCCTGCCCCGGCCGCGGGCCCGGTGCGGGCCACGAAGTCGCCCTGCAAGAGGCGGCTCAGGTTGTCGTAGCGGTAGCCGTAGGCGCGCTGCACGTTGTCGTTATACCCGCGCCAGGTCTGCCCGGCAATGTTGCCGTTGTATTGCCGGTCCTCAAAGCCGCAGTCGTAGTGCAAGGAAAGGGCAAACACGTCGCCGGTGCCGGCGAGCGGCGCCTCGGGGTTGTTGAGTTGCGTGAGCCAGCCGCGGACGTTGTAGCGGTAATTAAGCGTTTGCAGCGCGTTGCCCACGGCTTTGCTTTCCACCTGGCCCAGTTCGTTGTAGGTGTGGGCGGCCAACGTAACTTCCGCTTCATGGTCTAGCTGCTGCTTGGTTTCGAGCAGGCGGCCGGCGTGGTCGTAGCGTTGGGTTTCTCGCACCGCCAGCTCGGCGTGGTTGGGTCCCTGGTGGGTGGCGTAACTGCCGAGGGCTTTGCCGGAGAAGTCGTAGCGGGTGGTCACCACGTCCCGCCCGCCGCGGGCGTTGGTGCTCTGCACCTGAATGGGGCGGGCTTTCTCGTCAAAGAACGTAGTGGTGCTCAGCCAGGCACCGGGTTCAGTTTCGGCCACGCCCAGTACCCGCACCAGAGAGCGGGTAGCCAAGCCCGTTACCCGGGTGTCGGCCTGGGGCACGTCCCCGCCGAGCTGCGCCGTGGTGGGCGGAGCGTACTGCGCGTCGGCTTGCCCGTCGCGGTTGAAGTCGTAACCGTCATAGTACGACACCGTCAGCAGCTGGTCGGCGACTTTCAGCTGCGGGAACGCCTGATTACTATAGTAGGCATGAGCAAGCGTCGCCGCGGCGCTCGGCGCCTCGTAATTACGGGACGCGGCAGCAGCTTGATTTTGTAAGGCGCGGTGCACCTGCGCGGGCGTGCCGCCGAGCTCCGGAAAGCGCGTCAAGGCCGTGTACACCACCCGCCCCAACGCGTCGTACTTGGTGGCCGTCCACTCGCCGCGTGCGCGTTGCGCCACGTCCTGCGTGAGCACCGGCCGGTCCAGCTCGTCGTAAACTGTGTATTGGTAGCCGTCCTGGTCGGGCACTTGCTTTTCCACCAAGCGGCCTTGCGCATCGTGATGGTAGCGGAACAGCAAGCGTTCCACGCCCGCACCCGTGACCTGCCAGTTGTTCTGGCGAATTTGTTGCACGGCCTTGGGCGGCAACACCGCCCGCAGGCGCCCGAAGTCGTCGTAGACGTAGTACGTGCTTAACCATTGGTCCGGCGCCGGTACCGGGCCGCAGGTAGCCTTGACGCGCAGGGTTTTACCGTGTCCAATGCAAGGGTCCGTGTTCAACTCCTCGTTGCTGACCCATATGCGCACGCTGGTGGAATTAGCGGCCAATTGCGCCGCTACCCGTTGCCGCACGGCGGCTGTCACGTCCGCACTGCACCCGGCCTCGAAGGCGAAGGTAGCGCAATCGACACCGCTGCCCCGCCCGTACGTGGCTTGCTCGATGCCGGTGATCACGCTGCCTGCCGGCGCCGTGAGCGTCAGCCACCCGCTTCCTTCTTGTTGCATGACGCACAACGAACCTTTTGCGGGTTCAGCGCTCGCTTGAGCCTGCGTTGGCCGGGTCAACTCTACTTGCTTCAGCACTACTTGCCCCTCCTTGTCAGCATATTCCTGCACACGCTGGCCTTGTTCGTCGCGGGTTTCCTTGACCCACAGTTCACCCGCAGCATACGTGCCCAGCGATGAAAGTTCTTCGCGCTGGGTGCCGTAGCCGGGCTGCCAGCGTCGGACGGCGTCCGCATTGGCGTTCGGCCGCTCGCCGAACGTGACCGCGCGGCCCGTGCTCAGGGCCCAACTCTCACCGGGGCTGGCCTGGGCCAGCACCCGGTTCAAGGGCGACGGCTCGAAAGCCACCTCTGTGAACGCCACCCCGGTCTTGGGCAAGGTCGCCGTTAGGCGTTGGGTGGCGGCATCTGCGCTGAGCGGTTGCTGCGTGAGCGCGTCCGCGCCCGTGCCGCCGTAAAACAACGGCTGTTCCCGCAACGCATTGGGGTAATATCCGCTCGCGGCCGCCGTCTGGCCGTCGGCCGTGTAAGGCAGGTATTGCTTGGGTTGGCGGCCGAGCGCGTCGTAGGCCACGGGCTGGACCACGTCGCGGCCCGCGGGCGACTGGCGGTGCAGCACGGTTTGCAGCGGGCGGCCGAGCCCATCGGCATACTCGGTTTTGACGGCTACCTGACTGGGATCAACCGCAGCGGTAGCCCCGCCGCTAACCACAAGGGGGGCCAGGCGGTTACCCGGGATGGGGCCCTCGAAGGTGCCGGAGGGCAGTTGCCAGGCCACGGCCAGATTGTCGCCGCCGCCCCATTCCTGTTGCCGGGCTTCCACGTAGTAGCGGCGGCCAGCCTCGAGGCGTACGGGCGCCGAGCGCTGTTGGGCGTACCACGACCATTGCCGCTCGGATGTCCAACCGGGCACAGTGGCGATCAAGGTTTTGCGGGTCGGGTTGTCGTCCGAACTTAAGTAGAGTTCGCAGTTATCGTCCCCCGCCACCCAGAAGGTGTAATCGCCGGTTTCCGGGGGATACACGTACCCGCGCAGGCGGGAGGCGTAGCTGTCGCTGATGTGGCTGGGACCCTCCAGCAACCCGCGAAGTTCGGTGCGGTGTGGGGGCGTGTTAACCGGCACGTCGGCGATGGTGCCGGAGTAATTGCCCCAGTATTCCCAGAGCACCTGACCCGTGGGGGCTGGCGGAGCCGCCTGGCGGGCTTGGGCCAGGTCGGTTAGCGGCTCTTGCGGCGTGTAGGTGCGCACGTAATTCACCGGTTTCGCGGAGCCGCTGCGGGCGGTCGGCAAGGATGGGGTGACGGGGGTCGGGCAGTTCGCGGCCACCGGCTCGTTGTAGGGCAACGGGCTGTAGGGGAGCATGTCTACCCACAGCGGCCGGGTCAGCAAGCCGGTCCAGCGCACCCAGTCGTTGGTGACGCGGACTTGGTATGCGCCCTCGCTGGCCTCGTCCAGGCGGGCGATGACGTAGGTTGAATCGGTGGCGCCGGGGATGTCAACCCAGGCTTCGCCCACGCGGCGCTGCCACTGGTAGCGGTTGTAGCGGCCGGCCATGCCTCGGTGCAGTATCAGCCGTTGGCCCACGACCCCGGCTACGGTATCGGCGGGCTGCCGTTGCCGCTGCTGGCCGTAGAAGAACGCAAAGGGGGCGTAATCTGGGCGAGTGAGGTTACGTTCGATGCTGGCAAAGTCCAGGTAATTGCCTTGGGCCGTGACGACCACGTTATCACCGAGCGGGTGCTCTAAGAAGCTGGGCAGGTAGTTGAAGTCGTTGCCGTTAAGCAGCAAATAGCGAGTGCGCGGCGAGCGGGCATAGAACACCGGCACGGCCCCGCGCAACCGGTTGTTAGCCAGGTCGAGGGTTTCCACGCCCAACGAATCGGTGAGCGGTCCGCTCAGGCGGTTGTCGCGCAGGCGCAGTTCGTAGAGCTGCCCGAGCTGTTGCCACGAGCGCGGTATCCCGCCGGTCAGGTAGTTGTTGTGCAGCAGCAGACGCTGCAGGCTGCGTAGATTGCCCCAGCTGGCGGGCAGCGATCCGGTAAGCCGGTTGCCGGATAGTTCGAGGCGCACTAAATTGCCCAGTTGGCTCCACTCGTCCGGCAACGGACCGGTGAGTTGGTTGTTCCACAAGACCAGCTCGTACAAGTTGGTCAACCGGCCCAGGGCAGCTGGTGCGTGGCCGGTGAAGCGGTTGCCGGACAGGTGCAAGCTTTGCAACGCCGTAGCGCAGCCCAGCGAGTCGGGGATGCGGCCGCTGAGTTGGTTGTTGGTCAGCTGCAGCAGCTGCAGTTGCCGCAACCGCCCCAATGCTTCGGGCAGGTTCCCCGTCAGGCGGTTGTTGTGCAGGTTGATAAACCGCACCTTGGTCCACTTGCCCAACGTGCCCGGCAACGGGCCGGTAAGCTGATTGTTGTGGGCATTAAAGTCTTCTAGGTGTTGCCATTGACCTAGCGTACCTGGCAGGGCGCCTGCCAATTGGTTCCACTCCAGGTTTACGGCCCGCACGCGGTGCCAATTGCCGAGTTCAGCCGGCACGGCCCCCCGCAATTCGTTCATCGTTAAGCTGACCACCTCCAAGTTGACTAACTGTCCCAACTCCTTGGGCAAGCGGCCCCGCACTTGGCTTTGCGACATGTGCAGGACGCGCAGTTGGCGCAGGCCGCCCCAGGCCGCGGGGATGGAGTCGCGAAACTGGTTTTGCCAGAGCTGCAGGCTTTCCAGCGAATCGAGCTGGCCCAGGCCGGGCGGCAACGGTCCTATCAGGGGGTTGACCCCCAAATCCAAGGTGCGCAGCCGCCGCAATCGGCTCACGGAGTCGGGGATGGCACCGCCCAAGCCGTTGGCGTTCAAGCTCAGGTATTGCAAGTTGGCCAAGCGGGTCAGCTCAACCGGAATGCTGCCCGAAAGCCGATTGTGGTAGAGGTTGAGGGCCGTCAGCTGCCGCAGCCGGCCTAGGGAAGCCGGAATGGGACCTGCCAACTGGTTTTGCTGCAGGGACAAGCTGCGCAGTTGGCTCAACTGCCCGAGCTCGGCCGGTATGGCGCCCGTCAGCCCCTCCCAGTTTTGCCACAAAGCTAGCTCCTGCAAACCCCTCAGCTCACCCAAGCAAGGCGGGATAGAACCCTTGAGGTTGTTGGCGTACAAGTTGAGGTAGGTCACATCGCCGTTGGCTACGCGCACCCCGTACCAGTTGCCCACGTCGGCGAGGGAGGTACCGAGGAGCCAGTTGTCCTTTCGCATCCACTGCGGGCCGCCGGTTGCGTAGTAGAACTGGCGCAGCACGCGCAGTTCGGTCGAGTCGGCGACCAAGCCTTGGCCGGCCATTTGCGCCCGCGACGGGCGGGCAACGCCGACAAGTAGAAGCGCGAATAGAACGAGGGCGTAGCGCGCCCCGGTACGTAAAGACACAGTCATAGCGGTACGCTTAGGGGCGGGCGTAGTGGTACTCTTGCTCGGTCAAAATGCGGCCTTGCTCGTCGCGGGTGCGCACGAGGCGGCCCAGCGCGTCGTATTCGTACGTCGTGGTGCGGCCCGCCGCGTCGGTCTGCGCGGTCACCCCGCGCAATGGATCGTACGTGAAAGTCGTCATCGGCGCGCCAGCCGGGTGCAGGCGCACCTCGTCAAGCTGCGCCGCCCCGCTGCCGGCCTCCACGCGCACGGAGGACGTCGCAGGCAGGCGCAGGCGGTAGAGCCGCCACGAGCCGCGCGCGGCCGCCGGGGCCGGCATAGCCACGGCGGCCGCGCCGGCAAACACCGTCGGCGCGCCGGTGGCCCAGAAGCTCAGCTCGTACGCGCCCGTGGGCAAGCCGTCGCGCACCAGTTTCTGCCCAGCCGCAAGCGCATATGCCCAGCGCCCGGCCACGCCGCCGGCTACGCGGCCGGACGGGGCGTAGGCCCACCTGCCCGTGGCACCGGGCTCGAAGCTGGTGTAGGCCATCTGGTCCACACGCATAGCCTGGCCTTGGGCTATGGGCTGGCCGGCGATGGAGTCCCACAAAAAGCTGTGGGCCGGACCGCCCGGGGTGTGGTACTGCAGGATGCGGCCCTGCGCGTCGTAGCGGTCCACCTCCCACTCCGGCGCGTAGCCCGGGTCGAAATGCAATGCCCCTTGGCGCAAGGCCGAAAATGCAAACTGGCTCAGCGGCTGGGGCGCAGCGGCGCGCAGCCGCAGCTGACGGCCCGGCGCCACCACGTGTGTACCCAGGCGCCGCGGCAGGGTCAGGGTGCCGGCCGTCACCACCGTGTCCGCGCCCCGGATGCGCAGCGTGGTTTGCTCCACCAAGCGGGCGACCTGGTGCGTGCGCAGCAGCTCACGTACGCCCACGGCTGCCTCGGTGCTCGCCTGCGTCGTGTCGTAGTCGCCCGCGTAGCGCGCACGCACCTGTTGGTACCGGCCGTCGGCGAGAGCCGTTTGAACCACGGTGGGCTGCTGGTGACGCGGGTTGCCATAGCGGTACCAGGTCGTGGCCAGTTGGTACACGGCGGTGTCGCTGCCGGCGTACCGGTACTCGCGCGTCCGGGTCTTGTAAGCCCACCCGCTAGGCTGGTAAGTGTTTTCCCAGACAAACGGGGGGCGGTTTTGGCCGGCGGCGTGTTGGTACGGGTCGTAGCTCACATCGTTATTGCGAGCTGCCGTGAAGCCTTGCACGGTCTCGCCCTCGCTGACGGCGTAATCGTGGCGGGTGCGCGCCACCAGCTGCTCCTTGCCCCCGACCGGGGTTGCGTAGACGGATTGCGTCACCAATTGGTCGCGTTGCCACCCATTACCGACGGTGGGCACCGGCGGGTACCACCCGCCGCCCGCGTCAAAGGCACCGCGGTACTCGCTTTCCGTGCGTCCCGCACGCTGCCCAGCCGCACTGTCGACCACCGTTACGAAGGTATAGCCCACGGGGCGGTCACTGCTGGTGGCGTCGACCATGGACTGGTCGGTGATAGTCGTAAGCGTATAGATGGCTGGCGGCGGCGGCGGGTACAGCGGGCACTCCTGCCCCCCGTTGCAGGTCGCGGGCTTGACCCAGCGCTCGCGCACGCGGCTGTACACGAACGCTTGGGGCAGCAACGCGTAGCCGCTGCTCAAGTTGGTACCCGGGGTGTGGTAGTAGTAGCGCTTGGTGGTGGCCGGCGTGCCAGCGTCCGGTTGGATCTGCAACTCACGCACGCGCACGCCGCCGCTGAGCTTGTTTCGCATGCCGTAGCGCGTCGGGCCGGTTTCGTATAGCAGCGTCGCTGTACCGTGGGCGTAGCCGCAGGCTCTCACCGACACTTGGTACTGATGGCCCGCTTCCAGTGCGATCGCCTCGGTGCTGCCGTTCCAGACCGTACCGCTGCCGAACGAGGCGTTCAGCCGGCCAACAATTGCGCCGGTGTTCAGGTCCGTAACCGTGAACACGACGGAATTGCGGTGGACAGGCGCGGTGGCCGGCGCGTCCCTGACGCTGGCCGCCGCTTCCAGTCGGGCGTATACGACGGGGCCGTTGGGGACTGTCGTGGCGTGCTGGTTCGCGCACAAAGGGGCGTCCGCATCGTCGCCCGGGCCATGCGCAGCGGCTTGGACCTGGCTTTGGGGGTTGGGCAGCGCGAAGCGTTCGGGCACGGTGTTGGGTTCGTAGCGCAGGGCCTGCGAGCCGCCGGTCGGATACTCGATGGCCGTGAGCAGGCCGGCCTGAACAAACGCCGGGTTCGGGGTGCGATCCGCCCCCGCAAAGTCCTGCAGGCCCTGCAGCGTTTGCACCCGCATGGCGGGGATCAACACCGGCCGCTGCGGGAAGCTAGCGCTAAGCGCCGTGCGGGCCCCGTTGGCATACCCCCAGTGGTCGCGCGAACCGGTCTGCCGGTGCGGCAACGGGGTGGAGTTGTAGCGGAACCGGTAGGCGGGCCGGCGAACCGCTCCAGCCCCAACACGCACCGAGTCGAGCCGAAGGCGCTTGGTGTCCGGGTCGGAGGCGCCGGGTGACGACTCGAAATACGAGTGAAACAGGCGCACGCGCAAGAGCGTATCTGCGCCATCGGAGGAAACAACATGCAAGGCTGTCAGCCGCCGGTCGTCCACCACATCCAGGCGATCGCCGGCCATGGTTACTTCCACGCGCCCGCCCCGGAACCAAATGCGCCGCAACTTCTGGGTGCTTTGCCGGGCGAGGCTGGGCGTTTGGGCAAAGCCCAGTTCCTTCTCGATCTCTCTCATGTCCGGTTCGCCGGCTATGAGTCCCGACAAAAAGGTTTGCCGCTGGCTGAAGGTCGAGGTGTTGATGCCGTGGGCCGCGTACTCGAAGCGGATTGTGTCGGCCTTATCGGCCGATACGATCCGCTCCAGGTACCAAGCCGCGGTGTGCATCGCGGCTTGGTGGCCGAGGCGGTAAGCGTATTCCGGCGCCCGGAACCAGAAGGCAACCCCTTCCGCGTTCGTGAGCACGAAGCCCGTGTCGCGGGCGGCGATGTGCACGGGCTGCAAAGGCAGCGTGCAGTAGGTGAACGCCTCGGCGTTGCGCTGCATGAACGTACCGGCCAGTCCGTTGACATTGAACGTGTACAGGTCCGGCAGGAAATCTTCCAGGTTGTCGGCCACCCGGTGCAATATCCCGCCGTGCGTGGCGAGCGAGACGTCGCGGGCCTGGGGCACGGCCGCGGCCCGCCAAGGGAAAGCGGCTGGGTCGTCGTCGGGCAGGCCGCGCGGTACCCGCGTGACCACGCCGCCGGCGTTCAGGCTCCACCCCAGCCCGGCCCATGACGCCCGGTCCGCAACGCGGATGCCCGAGGCGTGGTAGCTCAAGCTCAACGGCAGGGTCAGGCTGCCGCTGCGCACTTCGTAGAGGGGCACCGAGACGCCGGGTGTGCCGGAGGCCTCGTTGACGGGCATCAGCGCGTAGCGCTCAAGCGCGGCCGTGGTGGGAGCCGGCGGCACGCGCGGCGGGATGGCAGGAGCTGAAGATATCGATTGGCTGTAACCGTAAAACGTGCTGCAAAGCAGCGGGCAGAACAAAACGAGCACTAATCGCCAAAATTTTGGCGCGGATAATGGTTTCGGTAGATCTACTGAAAGTAGCATTGCAGTCACGCGGGCATAGTCAGGCCGGCTGATGAAAATTCATCAGCTAGGTAAGCATTGCAAAGGCGTGAGGCAGTATTTGGGGCGGCAGTGATCAAGCCTATGCTTAATCCCAGGTGCCGTAAAAGTACAAGCAGATGCTTTTTGTGCAACAATTAATTGTGCTTTTATTTGCACCTGCTGCTGTTAATTGTATTGTGTCGTTCCGTAAGGAAAGTGTTATGTGCGTTTTTCGTCCTCTGTGCTGCTGTGGGGTAACCTGTTATCGCTGGTAACAACTTGCGGTTACAAGAAAGAAGCCGTGCCGCGCCCGCAGCCACGAAAGTTGCAGGTGCGACTTTACTTCGACAAGGTAGGTACCAGCTCGGCCGGGGGCGTGCCCATCGACAACAAGGCGCAGCTGTCCACCCAACCCACGGTCACTGGCCGCAGCATCCTGGTCACGACAACCTTCAAACCTTGGTCTGCGGACCTGGGCGCGTTCGAGAAGGGGCAGCCGTGTACCTGGCCGTCATCTACGAGCAGGGCGGAGGGCCCCATCACGAGCCGCGGCCGTTTCCGTGGGTGGACCATATCGAGGCCATGGTTTTCGTCAACGACACTTTGCGCCCGGAGCGGGTGCCGGGGGCGGGCCTGTTCCAGCAGGTAGGCTTGCAGCTGCTCAGCGGCAGCGCTTGGTTGCGCAGTCCTCGCAAAGCCGGGTGGTCGCCGGGCCGGCGGCTGAGCTGGCGGCAACAAGAGCGCAACTGCAAAAAGCAAAGGCAGCAGCATGGCGCTCGGATCATGCGTTGGAAGCACCAAGATAAGCCGGCGCTACCGGCCCCGGCACTGGCTGCCGGGCATTTACTTGTTCCGCGGTAAGCGCTGCCGCCTTGCCGGCAGGCTTACCCGCCGAAGTACCGCTCGTAAGCCGCTTCGATCTCGCTTACTTCGGCTTCCGTCAGCTGCTCAAACTCCCGGCTTTGCGCCCGCCGGGAAAGCCGCCCGCCGTTTTGCTCCAGAAAGCGCACCAGCAGGGCAACGAGCCGGTCCGGCAGCTGCAGGCGCTCGTCGAGCCAGCTTTTCAGCCGGTCGTAGCGCTGCAGGTAGCTTACCTCGGCGGGAATGGTGTGCTCGAGGGTGTAGGCCACGCAGCGAAACAGAAACTCCGCCTGGGCCGTCGCGTCGAAGTAGCGGTAGTAGTCGCTCGTGTCGGCGAGCACCTCCACGTTATGGTCGGGAGTGCTGCGCCAGGGAATAAACTCCAGCAGCGGGTGGGAATAGCTTTCCAGCACCCGGCGATAGTCGTCCAGGTGCTCGAGGATGGCCGCCGACACCGGGAAGATGATGCCCTGGGGCGTAAACCGCAGCTGGGCCAGCAGGTGGTGAATCAGGTAGCGGTGCACCCGGCCGTTGCCGTCCACGAAGGGGTGGATGAACACGAAGCCGAAGGCGACCGCCGCGGCGGTCAGCACCGGGTGAAAGCCCGCCTGCTCCAGCTGCGCCGCACTCGCCAGCAGCCCGCTCATCAAACCTTCCACGTCCTGCCAGCGGGCGGAGATATGGTCGGGCAGCGGCTCGCCCGTGCCGCGGTCGTGCTCGCCGACAAACCCGCCCTCGGTGCGGTAACCCAGCCGCACGAAGCGGCTGTTCTCAATCACGATCTGCTGCAGGCGCAGCAGCTCCTCCTTGCTCAGGGGCTGCTGCCCCGCCTGCCCGATGGCCCGGCCCCAGCGCACGGCCCGCGTGGAGGTGGGGTTTTCCCCCTCAATGGTAAACGAGGCTTTGGAGTCCTTGAGCAGCAGAAAAGCGGAGGTGCGCAGCAGCACGTCCTTGTGCAGGCCCCGGATCACCTGGTTGGCCTGCTCGGCCAGGTTGCTCACCAGAAACCCCTCCAGGGCCGGCGTCCGGTGAATCAGCGGGCAGAAGCCCACCGTGCCGGGCAGGTTGTTGCGGATGCGGTGGCGAGCGGACGAGGTGCCCGGGCCCGCCGCGTACTGCAGCTTGTCGCTGAGCAGCGGCACGTAGTTGCCCTCCCGCAGATCGGGCACGGCCAGCTGCCGGCCAGTCAACCACTCGTAGAGAAACCATACCCGGCGGGCGTACTGGCCCAGCGGCTCCCGGCGAATCCATTCTTCGAACACCGCGGCGGGCACTTGCTCGAACAGCTTCTTGAAAAAGAGCAGGTCGATGCCTTCGTACTTCAGGGCGAAGGTTAGCTGCCCCGGCAGGGTGTCCTCGGGCCGGTGGCGGGGTGTGAGCACCCGCCAGCCTTCCGTTTCGTATTGCCGGTGCTTGCGG comes from the Hymenobacter sp. YIM 151858-1 genome and includes:
- a CDS encoding DUF6443 domain-containing protein gives rise to the protein MAGQGLVADSTELRVLRQFYYATGGPQWMRKDNWLLGTSLADVGNWYGVRVANGDVTYLNLYANNLKGSIPPCLGELRGLQELALWQNWEGLTGAIPAELGQLSQLRSLSLQQNQLAGPIPASLGRLRQLTALNLYHNRLSGSIPVELTRLANLQYLSLNANGLGGAIPDSVSRLRRLRTLDLGVNPLIGPLPPGLGQLDSLESLQLWQNQFRDSIPAAWGGLRQLRVLHMSQSQVRGRLPKELGQLVNLEVVSLTMNELRGAVPAELGNWHRVRAVNLEWNQLAGALPGTLGQWQHLEDFNAHNNQLTGPLPGTLGKWTKVRFINLHNNRLTGNLPEALGRLRQLQLLQLTNNQLSGRIPDSLGCATALQSLHLSGNRFTGHAPAALGRLTNLYELVLWNNQLTGPLPDEWSQLGNLVRLELSGNRLTGSLPASWGNLRSLQRLLLHNNYLTGGIPRSWQQLGQLYELRLRDNRLSGPLTDSLGVETLDLANNRLRGAVPVFYARSPRTRYLLLNGNDFNYLPSFLEHPLGDNVVVTAQGNYLDFASIERNLTRPDYAPFAFFYGQQRQRQPADTVAGVVGQRLILHRGMAGRYNRYQWQRRVGEAWVDIPGATDSTYVIARLDEASEGAYQVRVTNDWVRWTGLLTRPLWVDMLPYSPLPYNEPVAANCPTPVTPSLPTARSGSAKPVNYVRTYTPQEPLTDLAQARQAAPPAPTGQVLWEYWGNYSGTIADVPVNTPPHRTELRGLLEGPSHISDSYASRLRGYVYPPETGDYTFWVAGDDNCELYLSSDDNPTRKTLIATVPGWTSERQWSWYAQQRSAPVRLEAGRRYYVEARQQEWGGGDNLAVAWQLPSGTFEGPIPGNRLAPLVVSGGATAAVDPSQVAVKTEYADGLGRPLQTVLHRQSPAGRDVVQPVAYDALGRQPKQYLPYTADGQTAAASGYYPNALREQPLFYGGTGADALTQQPLSADAATQRLTATLPKTGVAFTEVAFEPSPLNRVLAQASPGESWALSTGRAVTFGERPNANADAVRRWQPGYGTQREELSSLGTYAAGELWVKETRDEQGQRVQEYADKEGQVVLKQVELTRPTQAQASAEPAKGSLCVMQQEGSGWLTLTAPAGSVITGIEQATYGRGSGVDCATFAFEAGCSADVTAAVRQRVAAQLAANSTSVRIWVSNEELNTDPCIGHGKTLRVKATCGPVPAPDQWLSTYYVYDDFGRLRAVLPPKAVQQIRQNNWQVTGAGVERLLFRYHHDAQGRLVEKQVPDQDGYQYTVYDELDRPVLTQDVAQRARGEWTATKYDALGRVVYTALTRFPELGGTPAQVHRALQNQAAAASRNYEAPSAAATLAHAYYSNQAFPQLKVADQLLTVSYYDGYDFNRDGQADAQYAPPTTAQLGGDVPQADTRVTGLATRSLVRVLGVAETEPGAWLSTTTFFDEKARPIQVQSTNARGGRDVVTTRYDFSGKALGSYATHQGPNHAELAVRETQRYDHAGRLLETKQQLDHEAEVTLAAHTYNELGQVESKAVGNALQTLNYRYNVRGWLTQLNNPEAPLAGTGDVFALSLHYDCGFEDRQYNGNIAGQTWRGYNDNVQRAYGYRYDNLSRLLQGDFVARTGPAAGAGWGAERSNYRFWGASYDANGNLLTLRRRGLVQAATRTTPARYAETDNLRYRYQPAAGSAGVASNRLLRVDDLAPAASSFGAKQPARPDFSDGATNGSAQPDYASQGAMNPDYTYNAAGSLVSDRNKGIARIRYNYLHLPQSITWSSGDSLQFRYTAAGQKVAKLAYAQGQPAVRTDYLGAWQYEGDSLRWLSHGEGRVLRFVQRDAANQVQTRYVHEYTLKDHLGNLRAAVKRGERLSYYAGLDSNPEQTQREQQLFDSASVSPPVRTPASRQFVRSGDGVARLSAGGTRPAPMGVIKQLAVAKGDTVSIEAYGLYLQPVQDPQWGFSLASFVASLLPQQPAPLPSIEGTKRARVLPLLSLGLGLVPALPQLPGGVPKAYARLLVFDADSNLVAQHTVPLTAAANGGYERLFTQVVAPRAGFVTVYVGNESLEEVYFDDITVEHRQGLQVQETQYDPYGLELAGLNKAPALENKYTWNGKERQDEFGLRWHDHGWRFFDPTLGRWSVVDPDAEEADQESWGTYHFGLDNAVRYNDLDGKAPGEPVGEPPTVARGIVDFAASSANVFFSSWAYATGSSTKLQAQVYEDEVSMGIHYATVPVGGTVQEAKSFGLDALSVGLNFLPTGKAGAGRLFEQGAKKVVAAEVAQGSITGYTRHGLNQAVNRNGGKGVKASAIVDAVSNPKKIAIQPNGNTSYKGGSATVIKNPEGKVVTTFGKARGPKAYAEPRPQRRDAAPGGGAAQRRALKETGANYNPGAIR